One segment of Pristis pectinata isolate sPriPec2 chromosome 3, sPriPec2.1.pri, whole genome shotgun sequence DNA contains the following:
- the tram2 gene encoding translocating chain-associated membrane protein 2 isoform X2 — protein sequence MSAQPLQTDGDVVYYLYGTSDFVTISFYIFITIILHAVVQEYALDKLNKRLHLSKVKHSKVNESGQLVVLHLSSSAWGLYIIVSEGYVSSPSSLWEGYPHTNLSFQMKFFYLCQISYWVHMLPELYFQRVRKEEIPRQLLYIGLYLLHIAGAYLLNLTRLGLVLLVLQSVSELVFHWARLLYFTNENNQRLFNVWAVVFVLTRLVTLTLAVLVVGFGLSRVHHQTFHVEKGIFNTLPIRLGVLLALCLPQAWMMWRFINFQLRRWRECQLEQAARRKVVGAAGTRARSQRREPGHHENGLIKSENGASPRTRKIRSP from the exons ATGTCAGCACAACCACTGCAG ACAGATGGGGATGTTGTTTATTATCTCTACGGGACCAGTGATTTTGTTACCATCTCATTCTATATCTTCATTACCATTATCTTACATGCTGTTGTCCAGGAGTATGCACTCGAT aaactAAACAAGAGGCTGCACCTATCGAAAGTCAAACACAGCAAGGTGAATGAGTCTGGGCAGCTGGTGGTTCTCCACCTCAGCTCCAGTGCCTGGGGCCTCTACATCATTGTCAGT GAGGGCTACGTGAGTTCCCCATCCAGTCTGTGGGAGGGCTATCCTCACACCAACCTCTC CTTCCAGATGAAGTTCTTCTATCTGTGCCAAATCTCCTACTGGGTCCACATGCTGCCAGAGCTCTACTTCCAGAGAGTGCGCAAG GAGGAGATCCCACGGCAGCTACTGTACATCGGTTTGTACCTCCTACACATCGCAGGGGCTTATCTACTCAA CTTGACGCGGTTGGGCCTAGTGCTCCTGGTGCTGCAGAGTGTGTCGGAGCTGGTGTTTCACTGGGCCCGGTTATTGTACTTCACCAATGAGAACAACCAGAGGCT GTTTAACGTGTGGGCAGTGGTGTTTGTACTGACCCGCCTTGTCACCCTCACCCTGGCTGTGCTCGTCGTGGGGTTTGGCCTTTCCCGTGTTCATCATCAGACTTTCCATGTGGAAAAGGGAATCTTCAACACCCTTCCCATCCG gctcGGTGTTCTGCTGGCCCTCTGCCTACCCCAGGCCTGGATGATGTGGCGGTTCATCAACTTCCAGCTGCGCCGCTGGAGGGAGTGTCAGCTGGAGCAGGCAGCACGCAGGAAGGTGGTCGGTGCAGCAGGGACCAGGGCGAGGAGCCAGCGCAGGGAGCCAG gtCACCATGAGAACGGTTTAATCAAATCTGAGAACGGAGCCTCCCCCAGAACTCGGAAAATCCGGTCTCCCTGA